A stretch of Sphingorhabdus sp. YGSMI21 DNA encodes these proteins:
- a CDS encoding HAMP domain-containing sensor histidine kinase: MSIFSSLFGRLSLIVILVSIASSTALFAMTEWIVRTEFREQMARSVDTDIAGLADIYISGGATELRRRISDRLELQSPDDKRYYLLASPSGRAIIGNVDSWPELSSENSEAGFFRLADGTQIFARATQLNPDLKLLVGRDTQARSALLARIRIAFLGAGILMVMIFSMIGYYSTRRLKGRLGSMNDAFREIGTGNLAATIPVDQRGDELDQLSRHSNAMIGRLASLVSAHRDISDHTAHELRTPLMHLDNRLITAIGQSKDPLHSETLGWARQDIRDIIQMLDSLLDIASSRAQKGDRSGLSPCDVSEIATEMAELFAESAEDLGISFGTDIAPGVQMMANPAHIQRILSNLLDNALKYTPKGGTAELALRPGPVIVVRDNGPGIPENMREKIFERFVRVDASGAKGHGLGLALSQALAERNGLVITCRDAEPGALFEIRPERSG, from the coding sequence ATGAGCATTTTTTCTTCCTTGTTCGGTCGATTGAGTCTGATCGTCATTCTCGTCTCGATAGCGTCTTCTACCGCCTTGTTCGCGATGACCGAATGGATCGTACGAACCGAGTTCCGGGAGCAGATGGCGCGCAGCGTCGATACGGATATCGCCGGTCTGGCCGATATTTATATCAGCGGCGGCGCGACCGAATTGCGCCGGCGGATATCGGACCGGCTGGAATTGCAGTCGCCCGATGACAAGCGCTACTATCTGCTCGCATCGCCCAGCGGCCGGGCCATCATCGGCAATGTCGATTCCTGGCCCGAACTGTCTTCGGAAAATTCCGAAGCAGGCTTTTTCCGTCTGGCAGACGGAACGCAGATATTTGCTCGGGCCACCCAGCTGAACCCGGACCTGAAGCTGCTTGTCGGACGCGACACTCAGGCCCGGTCGGCCTTGCTCGCGCGGATCCGGATCGCTTTCCTTGGTGCCGGGATTTTGATGGTCATGATATTCAGCATGATCGGCTATTATTCCACCCGCCGCCTGAAAGGCCGGCTCGGCAGCATGAACGATGCCTTTCGGGAAATTGGCACCGGGAATCTCGCGGCCACCATTCCGGTTGACCAGCGAGGTGACGAGCTTGACCAGCTATCGCGCCACAGCAACGCCATGATAGGGCGGCTCGCTTCGCTGGTTTCTGCGCATCGCGACATTTCAGACCATACTGCGCATGAGCTGCGCACGCCGCTGATGCATCTGGATAACCGTCTGATAACGGCTATCGGCCAAAGCAAGGACCCGCTGCACAGCGAGACACTCGGCTGGGCGCGGCAGGATATTCGCGATATCATCCAGATGCTGGACTCGCTGCTCGACATAGCTTCGAGCCGCGCCCAGAAGGGTGATCGCAGCGGATTGTCACCCTGCGATGTCTCGGAAATCGCAACCGAAATGGCCGAATTGTTCGCCGAAAGCGCGGAGGATCTCGGAATAAGCTTCGGGACCGACATTGCCCCGGGTGTCCAGATGATGGCCAATCCCGCCCATATCCAGCGCATATTGTCCAATCTGCTCGACAATGCGCTGAAATATACGCCGAAGGGTGGTACGGCGGAGCTCGCGCTACGGCCAGGTCCAGTAATCGTGGTGCGGGACAATGGTCCGGGCATCCCCGAAAATATGCGGGAGAAGATTTTCGAGCGCTTCGTTCGCGTGGATGCCAGCGGGGCGAAGGGGCATGGCCTCGGTCTGGCTCTTTCACAGGCGCTGGCCGAGCGCAACGGACTGGTCATCACATGCCGGGACGCCGAGCCCGGAGCGCTGTTCGAAATCAGACCGGAAAGGAGTGGTTGA
- a CDS encoding sigma-54 dependent transcriptional regulator, producing the protein MSSHKILIIEDIASLSIAYAGHLETAGFRCVIVDNLADANIELERENSGFSAVLLDLQLPDGNGLDWLENNASILSEISVIVATADGSINRAIDAMRLGAYDFMVKPLSPTRLVTAMKGAVEVTKSVQADVIQDPQAGSGTSDFAGFIGSSPPMQEVYHQIRNVANSKATVFITGESGTGKEVCADAIHKSGPRGKKPFVAINCGAIPEDLLESELFGHLKGSFTGAITDRVGAVQAAHGGTLFLDEICEMQLKLQVKLLRFLQTGTVQRVGATKAEDVDVRIICATNRNPAEEVEQGRFREDLFYRLAVVPIDLPPLRERGGDITLLANSFLMKFAEEEGKKFLPLNARLAESFERHNWPGNVRELQNLMRRAAVMFAGPDLDSSILPEFVDPATPVTARPVPASEPVGERAQPIAPEQRDGLSSFDDMTLEQIEQFFVERAVRRCNGSLTKAARQLGVSPSTLYRKREKWNVASPDI; encoded by the coding sequence GTGTCCAGTCACAAGATATTGATCATCGAAGACATTGCCTCATTGTCCATTGCCTATGCGGGGCATCTGGAGACGGCAGGCTTCCGCTGTGTCATCGTCGACAATCTCGCCGATGCCAATATCGAACTGGAGCGCGAGAATTCCGGATTCTCGGCGGTATTGCTGGATTTACAATTGCCGGATGGCAACGGGCTGGACTGGCTTGAAAATAATGCCTCCATTCTCTCCGAAATTTCGGTCATCGTCGCCACGGCAGACGGCTCGATCAACCGGGCCATCGACGCGATGCGTCTGGGTGCTTATGATTTCATGGTCAAGCCGCTTTCACCGACCCGTCTGGTAACAGCGATGAAGGGGGCTGTGGAGGTTACGAAATCGGTCCAGGCCGACGTGATACAAGATCCGCAGGCCGGTTCCGGCACCAGCGACTTTGCCGGCTTTATCGGCTCCAGCCCGCCGATGCAGGAAGTCTATCACCAGATACGGAATGTCGCCAATTCCAAGGCCACGGTCTTCATCACCGGCGAAAGCGGGACCGGCAAAGAAGTGTGTGCGGATGCCATCCACAAGTCGGGTCCCAGAGGCAAGAAACCGTTTGTCGCGATCAATTGCGGAGCGATTCCCGAGGACCTGCTGGAATCAGAGCTTTTCGGCCATTTGAAAGGCTCTTTTACGGGCGCGATCACGGACCGGGTCGGCGCGGTGCAGGCGGCCCATGGCGGCACCCTGTTTCTCGACGAAATCTGCGAGATGCAGCTGAAGCTGCAGGTCAAGCTGTTGCGTTTCCTGCAAACGGGGACTGTCCAGAGGGTGGGCGCAACCAAGGCCGAGGATGTCGATGTCCGCATCATCTGCGCGACCAACCGCAATCCGGCAGAGGAAGTCGAACAGGGGCGCTTCCGGGAAGATCTTTTCTATCGGCTCGCCGTCGTACCCATCGACCTGCCGCCTCTCAGGGAAAGGGGCGGAGACATTACCTTGCTCGCCAACTCTTTCCTGATGAAATTCGCTGAAGAGGAGGGCAAGAAATTCCTCCCGCTGAACGCCCGTCTGGCGGAAAGTTTCGAGCGCCACAACTGGCCGGGCAATGTCCGCGAGCTGCAGAATCTGATGCGGCGGGCGGCGGTGATGTTTGCCGGCCCCGATCTGGATTCGAGCATATTGCCAGAGTTTGTCGACCCGGCCACGCCGGTAACCGCCCGCCCAGTTCCAGCCTCCGAACCGGTTGGCGAGCGAGCGCAACCTATCGCTCCGGAGCAGCGGGATGGTCTGAGCAGTTTTGACGACATGACCCTGGAGCAGATCGAACAATTTTTTGTGGAGCGAGCGGTTCGCCGGTGTAACGGCAGCCTGACCAAAGCCGCGAGACAACTGGGCGTCAGCCCGTCGACGCTGTACCGGAAACGCGAAAAATGGAACGTCGCATCGCCGGACATCTAA
- a CDS encoding heme NO-binding domain-containing protein, with translation MKGIIFTELVRFMEKVQSPEFADQVISGAALPNDGAFTSIGNYPSEYALAMVGQASEQSGIEATELCRLFGKYLYDRFNILYPHIMESYNSAEALLTHVGSHIHTEVCVLYPDARPPQVTADVRDGQTVIHYHSHRPMAAIAHGLVQGCMDHYGDQRSLEWECAVDGKSAIFTIKG, from the coding sequence ATGAAGGGTATAATATTTACGGAACTGGTGCGGTTCATGGAGAAAGTCCAGTCACCGGAATTCGCCGACCAGGTGATATCGGGAGCGGCGCTTCCCAATGACGGTGCATTTACGTCGATCGGCAATTATCCATCGGAATATGCCCTTGCAATGGTTGGCCAGGCATCCGAACAATCCGGCATCGAAGCCACTGAACTTTGCCGTCTGTTCGGCAAATATCTCTATGACCGGTTCAATATATTATATCCGCATATCATGGAAAGCTACAATTCGGCAGAAGCCCTGTTAACACACGTCGGCAGCCATATTCATACTGAAGTCTGTGTGCTCTATCCCGATGCGCGCCCTCCCCAGGTCACTGCAGATGTCCGGGACGGCCAAACGGTCATTCACTATCATTCTCACCGTCCCATGGCTGCCATCGCCCATGGTCTGGTTCAGGGCTGCATGGACCATTATGGTGACCAGCGTTCACTGGAGTGGGAATGTGCCGTTGACGGAAAGTCGGCCATCTTCACGATAAAGGGATAA
- a CDS encoding polysaccharide biosynthesis protein, protein MTHKTIATLITASLLGGCATMERPANAIGSQYAPQQVEAAAGGYRSCQAAMTPIADLPARQVASHVFAGTPDLLASGDRVRLKVAGDEDSISRTYVLAANGTITLDGRLTIGLAGKSIVEAERVIAKELADAGLIRGLRNSVRLQLLELGGVSIAVSGAVFEPGMIRVGERNPETRGVNLSNGDSGDRNASRSLTTTLRAAGGVRPDADLSAVYLVRGARWTRIDLNGAIYGSAIDDIALTANDRIIVGSRACFQDDLVKPSQITAPGIRVYMSNLSRPASNNASSAINRDATNLPYGTRLSQAMVAANCVGGSAMNAARKVVLMSRNPISGQSVVIQRSVEKLVRQNDRDGRDPYLMPGDSLACYDSFAMNMRDVISLVGETASPYFLLKNLD, encoded by the coding sequence ATGACCCACAAGACCATCGCAACACTGATTACGGCCTCGCTTTTAGGCGGCTGCGCGACCATGGAACGACCGGCAAATGCCATTGGTAGCCAATATGCGCCGCAGCAAGTCGAGGCCGCAGCAGGCGGCTACCGTTCGTGCCAGGCGGCCATGACGCCGATAGCAGACTTGCCCGCCAGGCAGGTGGCTTCGCATGTGTTCGCCGGCACGCCTGATCTTCTGGCATCCGGCGACCGGGTCCGCCTGAAAGTCGCCGGGGATGAAGACAGTATCTCACGGACCTATGTATTGGCGGCGAATGGCACGATCACACTGGACGGGAGGCTGACGATAGGCCTCGCCGGAAAGTCGATTGTTGAGGCCGAGAGGGTGATTGCCAAGGAACTGGCGGATGCGGGCCTTATTCGCGGATTGAGGAACAGTGTCAGATTGCAACTGCTGGAGCTCGGGGGTGTCAGCATCGCCGTCAGCGGCGCGGTGTTCGAGCCGGGTATGATCCGGGTAGGCGAGCGCAATCCGGAAACCCGGGGTGTCAATCTCAGCAACGGTGATTCCGGAGACCGCAACGCGAGCCGGTCCCTGACGACAACATTGCGCGCGGCCGGCGGTGTCCGGCCCGACGCCGATCTGTCAGCCGTTTATCTGGTCCGCGGCGCTCGCTGGACCAGAATTGATCTGAACGGCGCGATCTACGGGAGCGCAATCGATGATATCGCACTGACGGCGAATGATCGGATCATCGTCGGGTCCCGCGCCTGCTTCCAGGATGATCTCGTCAAGCCGTCACAGATCACGGCACCAGGCATTCGGGTCTATATGTCGAACCTTTCGCGTCCGGCCAGCAACAACGCCTCGTCCGCGATCAATCGTGATGCAACCAACCTGCCTTACGGCACCCGTCTCTCGCAAGCCATGGTGGCAGCCAATTGTGTCGGCGGATCGGCGATGAACGCAGCGCGAAAAGTGGTGCTGATGTCCCGCAACCCGATCAGCGGGCAGTCGGTGGTCATCCAGCGTTCGGTTGAAAAACTGGTCCGCCAGAATGATCGCGATGGCAGGGACCCCTATCTGATGCCGGGAGACAGTCTGGCCTGCTACGACAGTTTCGCGATGAATATGCGCGATGTGATCAGTCTGGTTGGCGAAACCGCTTCTCCTTATTTTCTGCTGAAGAATCTGGACTGA
- a CDS encoding DUF131 domain-containing protein: protein MVQTADHPQNSSEYLVHHTILATWLLWLVGGLYIAGPVLGCLLGLQALYFYYIGPNLPESKRLPAPHWSISAWLIAMTIMLVILIAGHLNFSLGTGATIKSAIGWAKGWLLIALFIFAGAVLPIRREIVYRAICRTGKYTILLLPLFLVAPFVGLPATLWVSPLQIIGGSGPEYFATILYTLEPGSGAPRWQFFAPWSPAAGMVGLVYLICACQEKDRRWRNWGIAAALAMILLSQSRLALVGLIMIAPIPLLFGQVTRSFLWFLILPIVLLSGWFAVDILEALNLAKSEFSGARADSTRVRETLGRIAVERWQAEAFWFGHGVVERGPHLVEYMPIGSHHSWYGLLFVKGLLGLLALATPLMITLALLLQSALTSRLGQTGLAMAMLLLMYSFGENLESLAYLYWPALLLIGMALQHRSRRQAAS from the coding sequence ATGGTTCAGACAGCCGATCATCCGCAGAATAGCTCCGAATATTTAGTCCATCACACCATATTGGCCACTTGGCTCTTATGGTTGGTGGGCGGGCTCTATATCGCGGGGCCGGTGCTCGGTTGCCTGCTGGGCCTACAGGCCCTGTATTTCTATTATATCGGTCCAAACTTGCCGGAGTCCAAGCGGCTGCCAGCGCCGCACTGGTCGATATCTGCCTGGCTCATCGCGATGACAATCATGCTGGTGATATTGATCGCCGGGCATCTCAATTTCAGCCTCGGTACGGGTGCCACCATCAAATCGGCGATAGGCTGGGCCAAGGGATGGTTGCTCATCGCACTGTTCATATTCGCCGGTGCGGTGCTGCCGATCCGGCGAGAGATTGTCTATCGGGCAATCTGCCGAACTGGCAAATATACGATATTGTTGCTGCCCCTGTTTCTTGTCGCGCCTTTTGTCGGATTGCCAGCAACCCTGTGGGTTTCCCCGCTTCAGATAATTGGCGGCTCCGGTCCGGAATATTTTGCCACCATCCTCTATACTCTGGAGCCCGGGTCGGGTGCGCCCCGATGGCAGTTTTTCGCACCCTGGTCGCCGGCGGCCGGGATGGTCGGGCTGGTCTATCTGATTTGCGCCTGCCAGGAGAAAGACCGCCGCTGGAGAAATTGGGGAATTGCCGCAGCTCTTGCCATGATCCTGTTATCCCAGTCACGGCTGGCGCTTGTCGGCCTGATCATGATCGCGCCTATTCCGCTGCTGTTCGGCCAGGTGACGCGTTCTTTTCTCTGGTTCCTGATATTGCCAATCGTTCTGCTTTCCGGCTGGTTTGCGGTCGATATCCTTGAAGCACTGAATCTTGCGAAGTCCGAGTTTTCCGGCGCCAGAGCCGACTCAACCCGGGTCAGGGAGACGCTGGGCCGGATCGCTGTGGAACGCTGGCAGGCCGAGGCATTCTGGTTCGGTCATGGCGTAGTCGAGCGCGGCCCGCATCTGGTCGAATATATGCCGATCGGCAGCCATCACAGCTGGTATGGGCTGTTGTTCGTCAAGGGGCTGCTGGGTCTGCTTGCGCTGGCGACCCCGCTGATGATCACGCTTGCACTGTTGCTGCAATCGGCCCTGACTTCCCGGCTGGGACAGACGGGGCTGGCCATGGCCATGCTGCTGCTGATGTACAGCTTTGGCGAGAATCTGGAATCTCTTGCCTATCTCTATTGGCCGGCGCTGTTGCTCATCGGCATGGCGTTGCAGCATAGGAGCCGGCGGCAAGCCGCCAGCTAG
- a CDS encoding glycosyltransferase family 4 protein — protein MSALPKVVHLIDDLSIGGVTRNLALFRHPALRRHFDITCQEVHPDWSIAPKMDAAVIIVHFSMSWKTLPFLYSLAARNAQASLVLVEHSYSREWETLHVTDQTRFRSMLKLAYRMFDRVICVSNAQAIWLEEATGLRAPRRQIIYPCSDMQGLAQLSRPHFSLKAPITVGAYGRFVGDKGFDRLIGAMNALGDQREVRLLLGGFGPDEQKLKRLAGSRRNISFYGQIDRVDDFLGRCDLVAIPSKYEAYGLVATEARLAARPVIVSGVGGLPEQVGDAGLIVDFEDEASTVKLLKNIRHLPLVQMSVAGRGACLDITEKRIERWLRLLVDISSSRTLPQAA, from the coding sequence ATGAGCGCATTGCCAAAAGTCGTCCACCTGATTGACGACCTTTCGATCGGGGGTGTCACACGCAATCTCGCGCTGTTCCGGCACCCTGCCCTGCGCCGCCATTTCGATATTACATGCCAGGAAGTCCATCCCGACTGGAGCATCGCACCGAAAATGGATGCGGCGGTGATCATCGTTCATTTCTCGATGAGCTGGAAAACCCTGCCCTTTCTCTATTCGCTTGCAGCGCGCAACGCGCAGGCCAGTCTGGTGTTGGTCGAGCACAGCTACTCCCGGGAATGGGAAACGCTGCACGTAACCGACCAGACCCGTTTCCGCTCCATGCTGAAACTGGCGTATCGGATGTTCGACCGCGTGATATGCGTCTCGAACGCGCAAGCAATCTGGCTCGAAGAAGCGACCGGTCTCCGGGCGCCCAGGCGCCAGATCATATATCCCTGTAGCGACATGCAGGGACTGGCGCAGTTGTCGCGTCCCCATTTTTCCCTGAAGGCACCGATCACCGTCGGCGCTTATGGCCGGTTTGTCGGGGACAAGGGCTTTGACCGCCTTATCGGGGCAATGAATGCGCTGGGCGATCAGCGGGAGGTCAGGCTGTTGCTCGGCGGTTTCGGGCCGGATGAACAGAAGCTCAAACGCCTGGCCGGATCCCGTCGCAACATATCATTTTACGGACAGATTGACCGGGTGGACGACTTTCTCGGCAGATGCGACCTTGTCGCGATCCCGTCGAAATACGAGGCCTATGGGCTGGTCGCCACGGAAGCCCGTTTGGCCGCCCGACCGGTCATCGTGTCAGGCGTCGGCGGACTACCGGAACAGGTGGGTGACGCTGGCCTGATTGTCGATTTTGAGGACGAAGCCTCGACGGTCAAATTGCTGAAAAATATCCGACATCTGCCACTTGTGCAGATGTCGGTGGCAGGCCGGGGAGCCTGTCTGGATATCACGGAAAAGCGCATCGAGAGATGGCTGCGGCTGCTGGTAGACATTTCCTCAAGCCGGACCCTGCCCCAGGCAGCATGA
- a CDS encoding glycosyltransferase family 2 protein — translation MTKPAISIVMPVYNVEHYVTEAIESVLAQTFGNFELIIVDDGGSDSSVDICASYADPRIRIIAQPNRGLAGARNSGISAARGEYIALLDADDSWDPEKLALHKIHLDNNPQVGVSYSGSRFMDSQGSLLRQAQRPKLENISAQDILTRNPVGNGSAPVIRKTALDSIAFDHPDEPGRACFFDESFRQSEDIELWIRMALTGGFRFEGIVGLLTNYRIVSGGLSANIAAQYDSWNRVMIKTMAYAPEFIARYGDEARSYQLRYLARRAVQMGDGAFALILLKEAFAISAKPLVREPVKSAFTFLAAAAARYLPTPFVNRLADGWTGGRALR, via the coding sequence ATGACCAAACCAGCGATCTCAATCGTCATGCCCGTTTACAATGTCGAGCATTATGTCACCGAGGCCATTGAATCCGTGCTCGCCCAGACGTTCGGCAATTTCGAGCTTATCATAGTGGACGATGGCGGCTCCGACAGCAGCGTCGACATTTGCGCCTCCTACGCCGACCCCCGCATCCGGATAATCGCACAGCCCAACCGCGGCCTTGCAGGCGCCCGCAACAGCGGCATATCGGCAGCGCGCGGGGAATATATCGCCCTGCTCGATGCCGACGACAGCTGGGACCCGGAAAAGCTCGCGCTGCACAAAATCCACCTCGACAATAACCCGCAGGTCGGCGTCAGCTACAGCGGTTCGCGATTCATGGATTCACAAGGAAGTCTGCTCCGTCAGGCGCAGCGACCGAAACTTGAGAATATCTCCGCTCAGGATATCCTGACCCGCAATCCCGTCGGCAACGGGTCGGCACCCGTGATCCGCAAAACGGCGCTGGACAGCATCGCATTTGACCATCCCGATGAGCCTGGCCGCGCGTGCTTTTTTGACGAAAGCTTTCGCCAGTCCGAAGATATCGAATTGTGGATACGCATGGCGTTGACCGGCGGATTCCGTTTCGAAGGGATCGTCGGCCTGCTAACCAACTATCGCATCGTCTCCGGCGGATTGTCGGCCAATATCGCCGCACAATATGACAGCTGGAACCGGGTGATGATCAAAACCATGGCCTATGCGCCGGAATTCATCGCGCGGTACGGCGATGAAGCACGATCATATCAGCTTCGCTATCTTGCCCGGCGCGCCGTCCAGATGGGCGATGGCGCCTTTGCGCTCATATTACTGAAAGAGGCCTTCGCCATCTCGGCCAAACCGCTCGTCAGAGAGCCGGTGAAATCGGCATTCACCTTTCTTGCCGCTGCCGCCGCGCGATATCTGCCGACGCCGTTTGTCAACCGGCTGGCCGACGGCTGGACCGGCGGGAGGGCGCTGAGATGA
- a CDS encoding glycosyltransferase family A protein: protein MNPPHFSVIMPVYNAAPYLFATIKSVLTQTDGDLELILVDDGSTDESLGIMLSLASEDARIKLVSQSNQGVSAARNLGLSQARGKLVAFMDADDLWKAEKLEMHGFFHARHPHVAASYAQIAFIDHDAKPGDKAKTYSTVTPGPLTVEQVIAENPTCTMSNLVVVKETIDAVGGFRSDMSYAEDQEWIARLVSFDHDICGMDHHLVDYRMSPNGLSVDLSAMHAGWRSLASLYADHDTVPSAEAIYCRYLSRRALRAGAPAKVALSYAMRGIRSDRLAFLKDARRGWLTLISAVAALLIPRSARIQFFA from the coding sequence ATGAACCCTCCTCATTTTTCAGTGATCATGCCCGTTTACAACGCCGCTCCGTATCTTTTCGCGACGATCAAGTCGGTGCTGACCCAAACGGACGGGGACCTCGAACTCATCCTGGTCGACGACGGTTCGACGGACGAAAGCCTGGGGATCATGCTGTCGCTGGCCAGCGAAGACGCCCGGATCAAGCTGGTTTCGCAGTCCAACCAAGGCGTATCGGCGGCGCGCAACCTCGGCCTTTCGCAGGCTCGGGGCAAGCTCGTGGCCTTCATGGATGCCGACGATCTTTGGAAAGCCGAGAAACTGGAGATGCACGGCTTTTTCCATGCCAGACATCCGCACGTTGCGGCAAGCTATGCCCAGATCGCCTTCATTGACCATGACGCAAAGCCCGGCGACAAGGCGAAGACATATTCGACGGTCACGCCCGGTCCCCTAACGGTCGAACAGGTCATCGCGGAAAATCCGACCTGTACCATGTCCAACCTCGTGGTGGTGAAGGAGACGATCGACGCCGTCGGCGGTTTCCGGAGCGACATGTCTTATGCCGAGGATCAGGAATGGATCGCGCGGCTCGTCTCCTTTGATCATGATATTTGCGGAATGGATCATCATCTCGTGGATTATCGCATGAGCCCTAACGGCTTGTCGGTCGATCTGTCGGCCATGCATGCCGGCTGGCGTTCGCTGGCGAGCCTATATGCAGACCACGATACAGTGCCATCTGCCGAAGCCATCTACTGCCGCTATCTGTCCCGCCGTGCCTTGCGGGCCGGCGCGCCGGCCAAGGTCGCTCTCTCTTATGCGATGCGGGGGATCCGGTCCGACCGTCTGGCTTTTCTGAAAGATGCCCGGCGCGGCTGGCTGACCCTGATTTCAGCCGTCGCCGCCCTGCTGATCCCCCGCTCCGCCAGAATCCAGTTTTTCGCCTGA
- a CDS encoding oligosaccharide flippase family protein: MNAATSHSHQHSKRSIVQGLMAYGSAELVNRIVRILVVVVIARQLVPELVGVAALTLSLFELIRVIANIGVGQKIIAAPAEMLEAVCNTAKAIFWFWCSLVAVIQLAVAAVLFTVFHQSLAAQMLAILCGVYFFMPGGLVQCFRLMRARKMATVARIGAVQTIADHLITGALILAWANPWAIILPKLITAPLWLIMMRRAEHWTANPAHGYADRSEMINFGAAVLATDILLALRNNLDKLIISALLGVSALGSYYFAFNAGIGIIGTLATAFGTVIYPYLCNPHSLADSRGTLRFILGAGLVIFSGLSLVQYTLAPIYVPLIFGEKWIQAIPLIQILSLAGIPLLLGAIASAYLRASGRAALDAWLGLIVCVAALSAMFVGAHIGLEQAAAGWVIGTASIISTYSFFIMTKFFQSKQEISL, encoded by the coding sequence ATGAACGCCGCAACGTCACATAGCCATCAACACAGCAAGCGCTCCATCGTGCAAGGCCTGATGGCTTATGGATCGGCCGAGTTGGTTAACCGCATTGTCCGGATCCTGGTTGTCGTTGTTATCGCACGCCAGCTGGTTCCGGAACTTGTCGGCGTTGCAGCGCTGACCCTCAGCCTTTTCGAACTGATCCGCGTCATCGCCAATATCGGAGTCGGGCAAAAGATCATCGCAGCACCGGCCGAGATGCTGGAGGCTGTCTGCAATACGGCCAAGGCCATATTCTGGTTCTGGTGCTCATTGGTGGCGGTCATCCAGCTGGCTGTCGCCGCGGTTCTGTTCACCGTCTTTCACCAGAGTCTTGCCGCCCAGATGCTGGCCATTTTGTGCGGTGTCTATTTCTTCATGCCAGGCGGTCTCGTCCAGTGCTTTCGGCTGATGCGCGCCCGAAAAATGGCGACCGTGGCAAGAATCGGTGCGGTGCAGACCATAGCCGACCATCTGATCACCGGCGCGCTGATCCTCGCATGGGCAAATCCCTGGGCCATCATATTGCCGAAACTGATCACCGCTCCCCTGTGGCTGATCATGATGCGGCGGGCGGAGCATTGGACCGCAAACCCGGCTCACGGCTATGCAGACCGGTCGGAAATGATAAATTTCGGCGCCGCTGTGCTGGCGACCGACATATTGCTCGCCTTGCGCAACAATCTGGACAAGCTGATCATCAGCGCGCTGCTCGGCGTTTCCGCCCTCGGCAGCTATTATTTCGCCTTCAACGCCGGCATTGGCATCATCGGCACGCTGGCCACGGCCTTTGGCACGGTGATCTATCCCTATTTGTGCAACCCGCATTCGCTGGCCGATTCCAGAGGCACGCTGCGCTTCATTCTCGGCGCCGGCCTGGTCATTTTCAGCGGCCTGTCACTCGTACAATATACGCTTGCCCCCATTTACGTGCCGCTGATTTTCGGGGAAAAATGGATTCAGGCCATTCCGCTAATCCAGATCCTGTCACTCGCCGGCATTCCCCTGCTGCTCGGTGCTATTGCCTCCGCCTATCTGCGAGCATCCGGGCGAGCGGCTCTCGATGCTTGGCTCGGACTTATTGTCTGTGTCGCGGCTCTCTCTGCCATGTTTGTCGGCGCGCATATCGGGCTGGAGCAAGCCGCTGCAGGCTGGGTGATCGGGACCGCCTCGATCATCTCCACATATTCCTTCTTCATCATGACCAAATTTTTTCAAAGCAAACAGGAAATTTCCCTATGA